In Fibrobacter sp. UWR4, one DNA window encodes the following:
- a CDS encoding MerR family DNA-binding protein: MSECDSWSFECLKDSGLQIKEIRQYIEWFRQRDSTLQQRLELFQNRRKALEAEMARMQTVMNKITFKETLYTTALKLGSLAAADNDKTIMRLKKSSLTLRMILTRKSPANHFTDK; the protein is encoded by the coding sequence TTGTCTGAATGTGATTCGTGGTCGTTTGAATGCCTCAAGGATTCCGGCCTCCAGATTAAGGAAATCCGCCAGTACATCGAATGGTTCCGTCAGAGAGATTCTACCCTTCAACAGCGTCTTGAACTTTTCCAGAACCGCCGTAAGGCCCTGGAAGCAGAAATGGCCCGCATGCAGACCGTGATGAACAAGATCACCTTCAAGGAAACCTTGTACACCACAGCCCTCAAGTTGGGAAGTCTCGCCGCTGCCGACAACGACAAGACCATCATGCGCCTGAAAAAAAGCTCTTTGACTCTCCGGATGATTTTGACAAGAAAGTCGCCGGCTAATCATTTCACCGACAAATAG